One genomic region from Salvelinus sp. IW2-2015 linkage group LG12, ASM291031v2, whole genome shotgun sequence encodes:
- the LOC111970959 gene encoding LOW QUALITY PROTEIN: 1-phosphatidylinositol 4,5-bisphosphate phosphodiesterase delta-4-like (The sequence of the model RefSeq protein was modified relative to this genomic sequence to represent the inferred CDS: deleted 1 base in 1 codon), which translates to MASTGSGQRIQGDDNLQSMIVGTVMRKIKSRTWKKQRYFKLQEDCMTIWYKSKKAGNAHSTFSVSDVETVREGHQSEVLLSIADEFPPDRCFTLVFRGRRGNLDLVADSADEAQSWIKGMRKLMENLENMGESEKLDQWICEWFKKADKNNDGRMNFQEIRVLLKMMNVDMNEHHAHRLFMTADRSQTGTLEDDEFVLFYKMLTQREDVLRVFQDYSGDGQKLSLRDLEEFLRDEQLEEVDGVQQLAMELIERYEPSDTAKMLKAMSIDGFLMYLASAEGSIFHPRQQSLYQDMTQPLNHYFISSSHNTYLMEDQLRGHSSVEGYIRALKRGCRCVEVDCWDGPNGEPIVYHGHTFTSKILFKDVVNALGNYAFKVSEYPVILSTENHCGVEQQRVMAQHLNTILGDKLLKSTLDGKIPVSFPSPEELKGKILLKGKKIGGLEESLNGPVEPEDSQTGEVSDEDEAADIDEDSLHSNSLRRTAKKSKQSLSKELSDCVVYCKSVHFSSFKHSRIHSKFYEISSFTESKARKHLREAGAEFVHHNARQLTRVYPSGLRTDSSNFNPQEMWNTGTQIVALNFQTAGVEMDLNDGLFSQNGRCGYVLKPDFMRMSERRFDPEVPHNREGYRPLSLCIQVISGQQLPKVNIKESSVVDPFVRVEIHGVPLDQAKQETRYIDNNGFNPVWYDTLRFTIHAPELALVRFVVEDYDKASRNDFVGQYTLPFSCIQQGYRHIHLLSKDGTSIPPASLFVHVRITNLV; encoded by the exons GTATCCAGGGGGATGACAACCTCCAGTCCATGATTGTTGGCACG GTGATGAGGAAGATTAAGTCTCGCACCTGGAAGAAGCAGCGCTACTTCAAGCTGCAGGAGGACTGCATGACCATCTGGTACAAGTCCAAGAAGGCCGGGAACGCCCACTCCACAT TCTCTGTGAGTGACGTGGAGACGGTGCGTGAGGGCCACCAGTCAGAGGTTCTGCTAAGCATCGCAGACGAGTTTCCCCCGGACCGCTGCTTCACCCTGGTGTTCCGTGGTCGCCGTGGCAACTTGGACCTGGTGGCAGACTCGGCGGATGAGGCCCAGTCCTGGATCAAAGGCATGAGGAAGCTGATGGAGAACCTGGAGAACATGGGCGAGAGTGAGAAACTTGACCA GTGGATCTGTGAATGGTTTAAGAAGGCTGATAAGAACAACGACGGCAGAATGAACTTCCAGGAGATCAGGGTCCTGCTGAAGATGATGAACGTGGACATGAACGAACATCACGCTCACCGACTCTTCATG ACGGCAGACAGGTCTCAGACGGGGACTCTGGAGGATGATGAGTTTGTCCTGTTCTACAAGATGCTGACCCAGAGAGAGGACGTTCTCAGGGTGTTCCAGGACTACTCTGGCGATGGACAGAAGCTGTCTCTGCGGGACCTGGAGGAGTTCCTGAGAGATGAACAACTGGAGGAGGTGGACGGGGTTCAGCAGCTGGCCATGGAGCTCATCGAGCGCTACGAACCCTCTGACACAG CGAAGATGCTGAAGGCCATGTCTATCGACGGTTTCCTGATGTACCTGGCGTCGGCTGAGGGCTCCATCTTCCACCCCCGACAGCAGAGCCTGTACCAGGACATGACCCAGCCCCTCAACCACTACTTCATCTCCTCTTCACACAACACATACCTGATGGAGGACCAGCTTCGAGGACACAGCAGTGTCGAGGGATACATACG GGCTTTGAAGCGAGGCTGTCGGTGTGTAGAAGTAGACTGTTGGGACGGTCCCAATGGAGAGCCTATCGTCTACCACGGACACACCTTCACCTCCAAGATCCTCTTCAAAGATGTTGTGAACGCACTGGGGAACTATGCCTTCAAG GTATCAGAGTACCCGGTCATCCTGTCCACCGAGAACCACTGCGGTGTTGAACAGCAGCGAGTCATGGCCCAACACCTCAACACCATCCTTGGGGACAAGCTGCTGAAAAGTACCCTGGATGGAAAGATACCCGTCAGCTTTCCTTCTCCTGAG GAGCTGAAGGGGAAGATTCTTCTCAAGGGGAAGAAGATCGGAGGTCTGGAGGAGAGTCTGAACGGGCCGGTGGAGCCGGAGGACTCCCAGACAGGAGAGGTGAGCGACGAGGACGAGGCGGCTGACATCGACGAGGACAGCCTCCACAGCAACAGCCTCCGACGCACGGCCAAG AAATCGAAGCAGAGTCTGTCAAAGGAGCTGTCGGACTGCGTGGTTTACTGCAAGAGTGTCCACTTCAGCAGCTTCAAGCACTCCCGCATTCACTCCAAGTTCTACGAGATATCCTCCTTCACAGAGTCCAAAGCCCGCAAACACTTGAGAGAGGCAG GGGCAGAGTTTGTGCATCACAATGCCAGGCAACTGACCAGGGTTTATCCTAGTGGCCTCAGAACAGACTCCTCCAACTTCAACCCACAGGAAATGTGGAACACAGGGACTCAAATTG TTGCGTTGAATTTCCAGACGGCAGGGGTTGAGATGGACCTCAACGATGGACTGTTCAGTCAAAATGGCCGCTGTGGCTACGTCCTCAAACCTGACTTCATGAGGATGTCAGAGAGGAGGTTCGATCCTGAGGTTCCACATAACCGGGAAGGCTACCGACCCCTCAGTCTCTGCATTCAG gTGATCAGTGGACAGCAGCTTCCCAAAGTGAATATCAAGGAGAGCTCTGTTGTGGACCCGTTTGTGAGAGTGGAGATTCATGGAGTTCCTCTAGACCAGGCCAAGCAGGAGACCAGATACATAGACAACAATG GATTCAATCCAGTGTGGTATGACACTTTGCGGTTCACCATCCATGCACCTGAACTGGCCCTGGTACGCTTTGTGGTGGAGGACTACGACAAGGCGTCAAGGAATGATTTTGTCGGACAGTATACCTTGCCTTTCTCATGTATTCAGCAAG GATACCGTCACATCCACCTCCTGTCTAAGGAYGGAACCAGTATTCCTCCCGCTTCCTTATttgtacatgttagaatcactaaCCTTGTATGA